The window CTTTCAGATTCTATACTTTGAATTTGAAATTCTAATTCTTTGATTTCCTTGTTTACTTCTTCGATTAGTTGCTTGACATAGCTTTTTTTACTATTCAGAAAATGGTATAAATTTCCTTTTCTTCTTGGTAACAATGTGAAATCGTTAGGATGTAAATTTTTATATAAAATAAGGGCAAATAAATTCTCGAAGTGTATTCCTGATCCCATTTGAATTTGGTAGATGCTGAATTCTTGAAAAACATTTGTGAGTAACCTCATGTCAATGTCATCGATATAGGTAACTACATCGTCAATAAATTCTTTTTTTAATTCACTTTCGAGTTTTTCGGCTTTGAGTAGATTATAAAATTGATCTTTTGCGTTAGAAGGATTAATAAAGGGAATTACAGGTACAATGTAATCAAAGAACTTTACTCGTTCGCTAGTCTCAAACATTTCATCTCTGATAGCATATATAAAAACAATCTTTCTATTTTGATTTCTTATTGATGAGGATTTATTTATTAGGAGATTGATTTCTCGCAACTTTGTAAAAATCTGTGTTGTCTTAAATCTGTCCACATCTTGAATAATTACAATATCGTATTTCGTTTGCTCAAAAAAGTATAATATTTCATCTAGGTGTTTGTTTAAAATTGATTTAGATAAATCTTTACCAAGCTCTACTTCTCCTTTAATATTAACCTTACTTATTTTGGAATTACTGAGAACTCTCCCAAGCCTAAACATAAAAAAACCTATTCCTAGTAAAAATATAGGAAGAGCTAAAAAGGACGGAAGGTCGAAATCATTTAGTTTAAACGTCCAATTATCTGGATTTACTTTATCAATACCATCAAATTTTAATAGTATAGCAGTTGAGATTAACCATAATACGCTTCCTATCGCAAACCATACTAAATCCGTATTGGAAAGTCCAACGATCCTTTGAAATCTAGAATCAGGTATTTCACTAGGTGGAGCTTGATATATTATTTGCTGTAGAATGCTCAGTTCTATTAATCTATCCGTATTATCAAAATCATGAGTTTCAGGATAATCGTCATGTACTATTTCTCTTTCGTCATCTTTAAAAGATGCAAGAGAAATATTTAAATAATTGAATTGAGGGTTTTGTTCTTCAAAAGTTAATAGAATAGTACTCTTTCCAGAGCCATAGTCGCCTGTTAAGGCAATATTTTTTACATCTGGTTCATCTATACCTTTTTTAAGAGAAACTAAGTAAGGTGTTATCTTTTTAAGCTTCTTACTTTCTTTTAAAACTTTAGGAGTTAAAGACCATATTGGTTTATCTAAAACATTTTTCTGTTTTGAGCTATCAGATTTATTACTCATTTAGTTTTTTTTAAAAATAGTCAAATAAATAGATAGAGTAACCACCCTCTTGAAACATGCCCAGTAGTAAAAAGTTTTTACCGTGTTACCCCTATCATTTGTTTAGCACAAAAAAAGTTACGATCGTGATTTTAGGTTCTTTTGTAATGATAAAAGTTTTTTAGACCAATAAGAAATTCCTTGATAAAGCTTTTTGAAAAGCATGTAAGTAAGTAAATAAGAAGTATTTGTCCCTTATGTTGTCCCTATTAAAAACAAGAAACCCACAATGTCTTGATAATAAGACGAATGTGGGATTTCATTGTGGTACCTCCAGGAATCGAACCAGGGACACAAGGATTTTCAGTCCTTTGCTCTACCAACTGAGCTAAGGTACCTTTTTGCTCGTAAGCGGTGGCAAATTTACATAATAATTGATTTGCTGAAAGCTTTTTTGTGTTTTTTTTGAAAAAACTTTAAAATACTTTCTAGTTTGTTTTTAAAATTTCTTCTAGTCCCATTCCTCTTGAACCTTTTATCAATATAACTTGTTCTTTATCAGTGTTCATGGAATAAGCATTATTGAATTCTTTTCTGGTTTTATATTTTACAGCTCTAGTGTTTAAGGTATTTTGAAAATTCTCACCAATTAAAAAGATGTCCTTTATTTTTAATTTTTCGGCTAAATCACAAATATTTTGATGTTCTTGTACGGCATATTCTCCCAACTCAAACATATCTCCTAAAATCGCCACTTTGTGCTTTTCTTTCTGACTAGCTAAGTTTTCCAAAGCTACTTTCATGCTGCTAGGATTTGCATTGTAAGCATCAAGAATAATTCTGGTGTTTTCTCTTTGAAGTATCTGAGAGCGATTGTTTTTAGGAATGTAGTTTTCTATACCTGATACAATATTATTAGGTTGTACATTCAGCAATTCTCCAACCGTATAAGCAAATAGCGCATTATGGTAGTTGTAAACTCCAGTTAGGTTAGATTTTATCAGTTGATTATTTACAATAAATGTGAGGTAAGGCGTTTCAGAGAAAATGAAGGTGTTTTCTGGTGTGAAGACTTGTTTTATTTTTGACGATCGTACAATTTGTTCTGGATCCCACCTTCCAACTATTACCGTTCCATCAGAGCTTTTTAAATAGTCGTACAGCTCGCTTTTGCTAGTTTTTACTCCTTCAATGCTTCCAAAGCCTTCAAGATGCGCTTTGCCGTAGTTTGTAATGAGTCCAAAATTAGGTCGTGCAATACTGCTTAACGTTTTAATTTCATTGGGATGGTTAGCGCCCATCTCAACAACACCTATTTCTATAGTGTCATCAAAAGATAATAAGGTAAGAGGAACGCCTATATGGTTGTTTAAGTTACCTTTTGTACCGCTAACTTTAAACTGAGTTGATAAAACCGAGAGAATAAGTTCTTTTGTAGTGGTTTTACCATTGCTACCTGTCAGTCCTATAATAGGAATATTTAACTCTAGTCGATGGTAAGTTGCGAGCTTTTGTAGACATTCTAATACATCAGTAACAACACTCACTCTTTTGTCGTCTTTCCATCGAGGATCGCTGGAAACGGCATGTAAGGCTCCTTTTTCTAGGGCTTTTTGAATATATTCATTACCATCAAAATTTTTTCCTGACAAGGCAAAAAATAAGTTTCCTTCTTTTAAAGACCTAGTGTCTGTGTTTACACCTGTGGAGCTTTTAAAAATATGATACAGCTTTTCAATCATATTAAATTTTAATTTTTAGTACCAAAAAAGCCCTTATAATAAGGGCTTTTTGTAATTGTGAAGAATACGTTTTAGTTACGTGGTCTTTTTGTTTTTTTAGCTTTAGAACCTACTCTAGACATTGCACAACGGAATCCTAAATCATCCTTAGCCATATCTTGTGGATAAGATCTTCTAGCGGCTGGATCTAACCAGTACGCTCTATCTCTCCATGAGCCACCTTTGATTACTCTCACTTCATTGTTGATAAGTGAAGTTCTATTAGAATCTTTATCGTATTGTCTGTCTAGATTTCCTATAGAATCAAAATCTACACTATGTCTAGGAGAGTTATACATTCTATTGTTCTCATCGTTAAGACGATCTCTTTTATCAAAGTACTTAGTTGATTGTGCATCTCCATCTCTGAAGTCTCTGTTATCACTTCTATCAAAGTTTGTTCTCAAATAAGTTTCATTATCATCCACAGATTCTCTTTGGATTTCACCTGGTAGAGCACGAGCAATTAATTTACCATTGCTCAATGTGTCGTAAGGAATAGAGTCAGCACTTACTACAGCGATCATTCCATCAGGACCTATTTTGTTTCTTGTATAAACATTACCACGGTAGTAGTTAAAGTCGTTGAATTCATCATCTACCATTGGACGGTATACATCTGCAACCCATTCTGACACGTTACCAGCCATTTCATAAACTCCAAAATCATTAGGCTCGTAGAATTTTACTGGAGCTGTAATATCTGCTCCATCATCACTCCATCCAGCGATACCACCGTAATCTCCATCACCTTGCTTAAAGTTTGCCATATGATCACCACGAGTCTTACGTTTTCCACTTCTTGTGTATTGACCATCCCAAGGGTACTTCTTTCTACCACGGTATGCGTTATATTCACGTACACTTCCTAATCCTAAAGCTGCATATTCCCATTCTGCCTCAGTAGGTAGTCTATAAGCTGGTAAAAGAATACCGTCTTTTCTTGTTACATAAAGTCCAGATACTTCACCATCGCCGCCTTGTTTTGCAGCTTTAGCAGTTTTCTTTTTTTCTAATGAAGCTGATCGTTTTCCACCTTTTGTTTTCTCTTCATCACCACCATAAGTTAATGTAGGTGCGTTTAAATACGTTTCTGTATTAAAAGTTGCGCCAGCTTCTTGGTTAGCTAGTGCTTCTTTTGAAGTATAACCTTGCTTGTTAAGAATAAGCTCATTAACACGCTCTGTTCTCCAGTTTGCATATTCTACTGACTGAATCCATGTTACACCTACTACAGGGTAGTTTTGATATGCAGGGTGACGTAAATAATTATTAGTCATCTCTTCATTATAACCTAAACGGTTTCTCCAAACTAACGTATCTGGAACTGCACCATTGTAGATGTTACGATATTCTTCATCTTCTGGTGGGAATACCGCTTTTATGAATTCTAGCATTTCAAGGTACATTCCATTAGTTACCTCAGTTTCATCTATATAAAAAGACTGAACGTGCTGTTGGTTTGGTGTGTTGTTCCAATCATGCATAGGGTCGTCTTTAACGCGTCCCATGGTAAAAGTTCCACCTTCAACAAATACAAGTCCAGGACCAGTTTCCTGTTCTTTATACTTAGTATTTAATTCAAATCCGTTTTTACCAGTTACGTCCCAACCGGTACCGCGAGATGTTGAGGTGTAATCGTTTCCACCACCACAACTCACTATCGCCATGCCGGCAAATAGTGCAAATACTGCTTTTACTACAAAGTACTTCTTCATTTTAAGAATTTATTTTGAAAAACGAGTCGCAATATAATTATTTCAATTAAATACGAAAGCATTAATTAACATTATTCGCACTACATTTGACAATCCATCATAATTAACGTCGACGAATAGTCTTTATTATACGTTTTTATGATTTTTTAAAAATTCATTCACATACTATTTAAAGTTAAGTGCCGTTAAATTATCGATGAAACATTTTTTAATCCTTACTCTTCTTCTCTCCAGTCTTTACATGAATGCTCAAAGAGGAAGCGAGTCCATTGAATGGAATGGATTCAAGTCTTTTGATATAGGAAGTCAACAGTTCAAGATTCCTTTTTTCAAACAGAACCATATTTATAATGGTGAAAAATTACTTTGGTCTAAAAGTTTTGAAACTGATCAAAGAGTTAGTGAGTTTTCCATACGTGTTACTAATGTGAAAACTCAGACTATTAATGAACGTGACTTGGGACAATTAGATACTTCTAGTATTCCTAATGAGTTTCAATATAGTTTGAGAAATGCGCTTTCGCGAAAGCGGAATTATGCAAAATTAAAAATATCTCCTATATATAAACAAGGTAATCAGTATAAAAAGGTGCTGTCATTTAGTTATTCATACGAGCAAGCGCAATTGCAAGCACAACAAAAGACGGCAAGTTTTGGAAATTCAATTTTAGCATCTGGAAATTGGTACCGTTTTAAAGTAGATAAAACAGGTGTGCATCGCATTAATCGTTCATTTCTTTCCAATTTAGGAATTGATGTCAATGCTATAGATCCTGCCCGAATAAAAATTTACGGTCATGGTGGTAAATCTTTACCTCTTGTAAGTAGTGAGGAGCAATTTTATGACGCGCCAGAACTTGCGATTACTGTAACTGGAGATGGTGACGGCTCCTTTGATAATGATGACCAGATCTTATTTTATGGAATTGCGACCGATACTGATTTTGTGTTAGAGAATGATAGTTTTATTAATCCTTATACAGATGATTCTTATTATTACATCACAGTTGATGGTGCAATAGGTAAAAGAATTCTCCCATTCATCCAGCCATCTGGAGTTCCAGCCGCTACCTACGATTATTATTATGGAAAACAACATCATGAAGTAGATGAGCGTAATATAGGATCAATAGGTCGTATATGGTATGGTGAGCGATTTGATTTTGAACCAGAACAAGTATTTGAGTTTGAATTTGAAAATGTTTTAAGCACTTTGCCTGCTCGAATAAGGATTACCGCTGGAGCTGTTGCTGATGACGTCACTAATATGTCTTTTTCCTTGAACGGACAGTCTTTAGGAGGATTAAGTTTATCTGGTATTTCGGGAACAAATATTTTCGCAGCCAGTAGGAGTGCTTTTTTAAGTACAAATACGAATATTTCTGACTCAAGCGTAAGTATTACTGTTACATATGACAACAACGGTAATCCTGGAGCGCGAGGTTTTTTAGATTATATAGATCTTCAAGTACCTCAAAGCTTGACAGGTACTGGTGACCAATTCAGGTTTAGTGTTCCTGATGCTTCTTCTCAAGCAGGTGTTGTTGCTTACCAATTTGCTAATTCTAGCGATATCGGAGAAATTTGGGATGTGACTGATCCTTATAATGTGCGTAAAGTTACCAATTCAAGTGCAGATGCTGCTTTTTCATTCACTGATGTAGGCGGAATGGTAAAAGAATATATTGCAGTAGATGATTCTGATTATTATAACGTCATTAGTATAAGCAATAGTAGAGTAGCAAATCAAAACTTAAAGGGTACCATATTTAATGATAGTTCTGGGAATTTTAGAGATATAGACTATTTAATTGTCACACCAGAATTTTTGGAAAGTGAAGCGCAGCGACTTGCTAATTATCATATTGTAGAAAGTAATCTCAACACCAAAGTTGTTACGTTACAGGAAATTTATAACGAGTTTTCTGAAGGACGTCAGGAAATAAGTGCGATAAGAAACTTTGTAAGATATATCTATGACAATGCTTCTTCTCCAGCAAATCGCATTCAATATTTGAATATGTTTGGTGATGCGAGTTATGATTATAAAGAAAGAATAAGAATACGAGATAATATTGTTCCTACATTTTTAAGTGCACAAAGTACTTCACTAATTACTTCTTTTTGTACAGACGATTTCTTTACTTTCATGGATAACGGAGAAGGAAATGTGGTTGCAAACGACTTGATGGATCTAGCGGTAGGACGTATGATAGTTAGTGATATACAGGAAGCTAGAGAAATGGTGGATAAAGTAATAAGTTATACTGCAGAGCCAGCATTTGATAAATGGAGAAATAATATTACCCTTATTGGAGATGATGTTGATGAGTTAGGTGATGCAATTTTGCAAGACAATGTAAATGCTCTAGGAGATGAGATTTTTACTAATAGACCAGACTACAATGTCAATAAAATACTATTAGATAGTTATCAGCAATTTAGTACGGCAGGTGGGCCTAAATATCCAGATGCGGTAGACGATATTCGTGATGCATTTGAGCAAGGCTCGCTGGTTATCAATTATTTTGGACATGGTAATGAAGATGGTTTAGCTAGAGAGTTTGTAATCACACAGTCTTTAGTTCAAAACTTAAGAAACCCTAATACATTACCTTTATTTATAACGGTAACTTGTGAATTTACTCGATACGATAATCCGTTGAGAGTAAGCGGCGGCGAGTTGACTTATTTGAATCCGCAAGGTGGTGCAATCGCTTCTGTTGCGACCAACAGATTAATTTTTGTGAGTGTAGGGGCTGGATTTAATAATATTCTGGATCAATATTTATTCGGTTATGATAATGTAGAGCCTATTTCTATGGCTGAGGCATTGAGGTTATCAAAAACAGATCCTAGTTTTCAAGGAGCTGGCACTCGTCGAGTTATCGCATTTATAGGCGATCCAGCTTTGAAACTAGCGTTTCCATTACCTAAGGTAGTGCTTACTTCGGTGAACGGTAATCCAGTTGCTACTAATACTGATGTATTACGAGCTCTTGACAGAGTGACTTTAGGTGGAGAAGTTCAAACCATTTCTGGAAGCCGTATTACTGATTACAATGGTACACTTGCGGTAACTGTGTTTGATAAAGAAATAAATCGAGAAACCCTGGGGAATGATAATACTGCTCCTACCAATCCACCAGGTCCAGTAATAATATTGCCATTTACCCAACTAGGTGAAGCGCTATTTAGAGGTCAAGCAACTATTACTGACGGCGAGTTTGAATTTGATTTTATCATGCCTCGAGATACTCAAATTCCCATAGGAGAAGGAAGAGTTTCCTTTTATGCAAAAAGAGATAATGTTCCTGAGGATCAAAACGGATTTTCCCAAGATCTTCAAATAGGTGGAATTAATCGCAATGCACCTGCTGATGATATCGGTCCAGAAGTAGAGCTGTTTATGAATGATACTAATTTCGTTTCTGGTGGGATAACTGATAGTGATCCATTTCTCCTTGCTTTTTTAAATGATGACAATGGAATTAATACTTCAAGTGGTATCGGTCATGACATTACAGGTATTCTAGATGGAGATGAGACAAACCCATATATTCTCAATGATTATTATGAAGCAAATGAAGATGATTTTACTCGCGGTAAAGTGTTTTTTCCGCTAAGAGATATTGAACCTGGTTTGCATACTTTAAAAGTAACTGCTTGGGATACCTATAACAATAGTGCGATGAATGAGATTCAATTTGTAGTTTCTGAATCTGATGGTATTGAGCTCACTAGAGTATTGAATTATCCTAATCCTTTTACTTCTTACACAGAGTTTTGGTTCAACCACAATAGGCCTTTTGAACCTTTAGATGTGCAAGTTCAAGTTATGACCATAAGCGGTAAACTAGTTTGGTCACAAAATAGAAATCTTACTACAACAGGTTTTACTTCTAGAGAAATAACTTGGGATGGAAGAGATGATTTTGGCCAGCGATTAGGAAAAGGTGTTTACGTTTATAAGATAACCGTAAAATCTACGTTAACTAACAAGTCTGCGAGCAAGATAGAAAAGCTCGTTATTTTATAATCATGCGGATTAACATATATTTGCGATCCGATAAAACTTATTGATGAAGAAGATATTATTACTTTTCATAGCAGCCACATTTGCAATTCCTAGTGTGAGCAAGGCTCAAGAGAACGATACAAGAGTTATAACAACAGCACTACCTTTTCTTAGAATAGCAGGAGACGCTCGTGCTGCTGGTATGGGAGATATGGGTGTAGCAACTAGTTCTGATGCTTGGTCTCAACAATGGAACCCTGCTAAATATGCTTTTAGTACTAGAGCACAAAAGTTTGGTATTGCCTACACGCCGTATTTAGGTAATCTAGTAGATGATATAGCAATCGCTCAGTTGGTTTATTCTAACAGAATTAATGAGCAAAGTGCATTTGCAGGAAGTTTAAGGTATTTCTCTTTAGGTTCTATCACATTAAGGCAAGATGCAGCAGATCCTGGTAGAGAAGAAAATCCTAATGAATTTGTATTAGATGGAACGTACTCTTTGAAGCTAAGTGAACAATTTGCAATGGCAGTAACAGGTCGTTTTCTTAGATCTGATTTGCGTATTCAAGGTGTAGATAATGATGCTAGCGCAGCAAATAGTTTTGCGGTAGATGTTTCTGGTTATTATCAATCTGAAGAAAATGCCTATGATAATTTTAATGGTCGCTGGAGAGCAGGATTCAATATAAGTAACATTGGTCCTAAAATCACTTATGATGCTGGTGGGCAAGAGAATTTTATTCCTACCAACCTTGCTTTAGGTGGTGGTTTTGACTTTATACTAAATGATGGTTTCAGTAAAATAGCAGTTACTGCTGAGGTGAATAAACTATTAGTTCCTACGCCTCCTATTAGAGAAGATGGTGATGCAAATGGAAATGGTGTTCCTAGAGAAATATTAGAAGGTGAAGATGATGATGTGACTTTTATTTCAGGAATTTTTCAATCTTTTGGTGATGCGCCAGGTGGTTTTAGTGAAGAGTTAAGAGAGTTTACATGGGCGTTAGGTGCAGAATATACTTATAACGAGGCATTTGCTTTACGTGCAGGTTATTTCAATGAGGCAGACGATAAAGGAGCTAGAAAGTTTCTATCGTTAGGTGCAGGATTTGAATTTTCACAGATCAATGTCGATTTATCATATCTATTCTCTACTAGTAGAATCAACAGTCCTTTAGAAGGTACACTTAGATTTGGTCTCACATTCAATTTTGGTGATGAATACACAGAATACTAGGTCATAAAAAAGCTAGAACTACATACTACATTAGCCGTCTATGATAATGCAGACGAGCTTAGCATACAAGATCGATCTTTAATGGACCAGGCGATAGAGGCAAGGCATAGAGCTTATGCTCCGTACTCTAATTTTACCGTTGGTTGTGCATTATTACTGGATAATGGCATTGTTGTAACTGGTAACAATCAAGAAAACGCTGCATACCCTTCTGGATTATGCGCAGAGCGTGTTGCGATATTTGCAGCTGGAGCTCAATATCCAGGTGTGGCAGTTTTAAAAATGGCAATAACCGCTAGTCCTAAAGATGATTCTTTTCATAAGCCGGTTCCGCCATGTGGAGCGTGTAGACAATCCATTGCTGAATATGAAAATAATCAGAAAGAGCCCATAGAACTCTACTTTATGGGTGCTGCTGGCAAGGTCATGAAATCAGACTCGATTAGTGATTTGTTGCCACTTATTTTTGATAAAAACTATTTATAACGTTTGCGTACATTTTTAACCCTTCAATAGGTTTTTCTTTCCCCTTTTTTCATCTATTTTTGTTATTCGCTTTGTCTTAGAGTTGGAATATGATCTTTATATTTGATCTTTAGTTCCGCTTTCGCGAAAGCGATATACCTAACAAATAATTACATGAAAAAAGTCACTAAAGAGGTATTACTCAATTGGTACGAGGAAATGCTATTCTGGAGAAAGTTTGAAGATAAACTTGCTCAAGTATATATTCAGCAAAAAGTTCGTGGATTTTTACACCTATACAACGGTCAAGAAGCAATTTTGGCAGGATCTTTACATGCAATGGATCTTACCAAAGATAAAATGATTACAGCTTATCGTAATCACGTTCAACCTATAGGAATGGGCGTTGATCCTAAAAGAGTTATGGCAGAGCTTTATGGAAAAGCAACAGGAACTTCACAAGGTTTAGGAGGTTCTATGCATATTTTCTCAAAAGAACATCGTTTTTACGGCGGTCATGGAATTGTAGGAGGACAAATACCTCTAGGAGCTGGAATCGCATTTGGAGATAAGTACCATAATGTAGATGCGGTTACACTTACGTTTTTTGGAGATGGTGCTGCTCGTCAAGGTTCTTTGCATGAAGCATTTAACCTTGCTATGTTATGGAACTTACCAGTAGTTTTCTGTGTAGAGAATAATGGATATGCCATGGGAACTAGTGTTGCAAGAACAGCAAACCATACTGATATCTGGAAACTAGGTTTAGGATATGAAATGCCTTGTGGACCTGTAGATGCAATGGATCCTGAAAAGGTAGCTGAAGCAATGCATGAAGCTATAGAAAGAGCACGTTCTGGTGGTGGACCAACTTTCCTAGAATTAAAAACCTATCGATACAGAGGTCATTCTATGAGTGATGCTCAAAAGTATAGAACTAAAGA is drawn from Nonlabens dokdonensis DSW-6 and contains these coding sequences:
- a CDS encoding UDP-N-acetylmuramoyl-tripeptide--D-alanyl-D-alanine ligase is translated as MIEKLYHIFKSSTGVNTDTRSLKEGNLFFALSGKNFDGNEYIQKALEKGALHAVSSDPRWKDDKRVSVVTDVLECLQKLATYHRLELNIPIIGLTGSNGKTTTKELILSVLSTQFKVSGTKGNLNNHIGVPLTLLSFDDTIEIGVVEMGANHPNEIKTLSSIARPNFGLITNYGKAHLEGFGSIEGVKTSKSELYDYLKSSDGTVIVGRWDPEQIVRSSKIKQVFTPENTFIFSETPYLTFIVNNQLIKSNLTGVYNYHNALFAYTVGELLNVQPNNIVSGIENYIPKNNRSQILQRENTRIILDAYNANPSSMKVALENLASQKEKHKVAILGDMFELGEYAVQEHQNICDLAEKLKIKDIFLIGENFQNTLNTRAVKYKTRKEFNNAYSMNTDKEQVILIKGSRGMGLEEILKTN
- the gldJ gene encoding gliding motility lipoprotein GldJ, which gives rise to MKKYFVVKAVFALFAGMAIVSCGGGNDYTSTSRGTGWDVTGKNGFELNTKYKEQETGPGLVFVEGGTFTMGRVKDDPMHDWNNTPNQQHVQSFYIDETEVTNGMYLEMLEFIKAVFPPEDEEYRNIYNGAVPDTLVWRNRLGYNEEMTNNYLRHPAYQNYPVVGVTWIQSVEYANWRTERVNELILNKQGYTSKEALANQEAGATFNTETYLNAPTLTYGGDEEKTKGGKRSASLEKKKTAKAAKQGGDGEVSGLYVTRKDGILLPAYRLPTEAEWEYAALGLGSVREYNAYRGRKKYPWDGQYTRSGKRKTRGDHMANFKQGDGDYGGIAGWSDDGADITAPVKFYEPNDFGVYEMAGNVSEWVADVYRPMVDDEFNDFNYYRGNVYTRNKIGPDGMIAVVSADSIPYDTLSNGKLIARALPGEIQRESVDDNETYLRTNFDRSDNRDFRDGDAQSTKYFDKRDRLNDENNRMYNSPRHSVDFDSIGNLDRQYDKDSNRTSLINNEVRVIKGGSWRDRAYWLDPAARRSYPQDMAKDDLGFRCAMSRVGSKAKKTKRPRN
- a CDS encoding cytidine deaminase, coding for MKKLELHTTLAVYDNADELSIQDRSLMDQAIEARHRAYAPYSNFTVGCALLLDNGIVVTGNNQENAAYPSGLCAERVAIFAAGAQYPGVAVLKMAITASPKDDSFHKPVPPCGACRQSIAEYENNQKEPIELYFMGAAGKVMKSDSISDLLPLIFDKNYL
- the porU gene encoding type IX secretion system sortase PorU, with translation MKHFLILTLLLSSLYMNAQRGSESIEWNGFKSFDIGSQQFKIPFFKQNHIYNGEKLLWSKSFETDQRVSEFSIRVTNVKTQTINERDLGQLDTSSIPNEFQYSLRNALSRKRNYAKLKISPIYKQGNQYKKVLSFSYSYEQAQLQAQQKTASFGNSILASGNWYRFKVDKTGVHRINRSFLSNLGIDVNAIDPARIKIYGHGGKSLPLVSSEEQFYDAPELAITVTGDGDGSFDNDDQILFYGIATDTDFVLENDSFINPYTDDSYYYITVDGAIGKRILPFIQPSGVPAATYDYYYGKQHHEVDERNIGSIGRIWYGERFDFEPEQVFEFEFENVLSTLPARIRITAGAVADDVTNMSFSLNGQSLGGLSLSGISGTNIFAASRSAFLSTNTNISDSSVSITVTYDNNGNPGARGFLDYIDLQVPQSLTGTGDQFRFSVPDASSQAGVVAYQFANSSDIGEIWDVTDPYNVRKVTNSSADAAFSFTDVGGMVKEYIAVDDSDYYNVISISNSRVANQNLKGTIFNDSSGNFRDIDYLIVTPEFLESEAQRLANYHIVESNLNTKVVTLQEIYNEFSEGRQEISAIRNFVRYIYDNASSPANRIQYLNMFGDASYDYKERIRIRDNIVPTFLSAQSTSLITSFCTDDFFTFMDNGEGNVVANDLMDLAVGRMIVSDIQEAREMVDKVISYTAEPAFDKWRNNITLIGDDVDELGDAILQDNVNALGDEIFTNRPDYNVNKILLDSYQQFSTAGGPKYPDAVDDIRDAFEQGSLVINYFGHGNEDGLAREFVITQSLVQNLRNPNTLPLFITVTCEFTRYDNPLRVSGGELTYLNPQGGAIASVATNRLIFVSVGAGFNNILDQYLFGYDNVEPISMAEALRLSKTDPSFQGAGTRRVIAFIGDPALKLAFPLPKVVLTSVNGNPVATNTDVLRALDRVTLGGEVQTISGSRITDYNGTLAVTVFDKEINRETLGNDNTAPTNPPGPVIILPFTQLGEALFRGQATITDGEFEFDFIMPRDTQIPIGEGRVSFYAKRDNVPEDQNGFSQDLQIGGINRNAPADDIGPEVELFMNDTNFVSGGITDSDPFLLAFLNDDNGINTSSGIGHDITGILDGDETNPYILNDYYEANEDDFTRGKVFFPLRDIEPGLHTLKVTAWDTYNNSAMNEIQFVVSESDGIELTRVLNYPNPFTSYTEFWFNHNRPFEPLDVQVQVMTISGKLVWSQNRNLTTTGFTSREITWDGRDDFGQRLGKGVYVYKITVKSTLTNKSASKIEKLVIL
- the pdhA gene encoding pyruvate dehydrogenase (acetyl-transferring) E1 component subunit alpha, giving the protein MKKVTKEVLLNWYEEMLFWRKFEDKLAQVYIQQKVRGFLHLYNGQEAILAGSLHAMDLTKDKMITAYRNHVQPIGMGVDPKRVMAELYGKATGTSQGLGGSMHIFSKEHRFYGGHGIVGGQIPLGAGIAFGDKYHNVDAVTLTFFGDGAARQGSLHEAFNLAMLWNLPVVFCVENNGYAMGTSVARTANHTDIWKLGLGYEMPCGPVDAMDPEKVAEAMHEAIERARSGGGPTFLELKTYRYRGHSMSDAQKYRTKDEVAEYQKIDPITQIKDRLMKEYDVKEDEIKVMDKRVKSRVAECEKFAEESPFPEKNVMYDAVYEQEDYPFLPAKS
- the porV gene encoding type IX secretion system outer membrane channel protein PorV — protein: MKKILLLFIAATFAIPSVSKAQENDTRVITTALPFLRIAGDARAAGMGDMGVATSSDAWSQQWNPAKYAFSTRAQKFGIAYTPYLGNLVDDIAIAQLVYSNRINEQSAFAGSLRYFSLGSITLRQDAADPGREENPNEFVLDGTYSLKLSEQFAMAVTGRFLRSDLRIQGVDNDASAANSFAVDVSGYYQSEENAYDNFNGRWRAGFNISNIGPKITYDAGGQENFIPTNLALGGGFDFILNDGFSKIAVTAEVNKLLVPTPPIREDGDANGNGVPREILEGEDDDVTFISGIFQSFGDAPGGFSEELREFTWALGAEYTYNEAFALRAGYFNEADDKGARKFLSLGAGFEFSQINVDLSYLFSTSRINSPLEGTLRFGLTFNFGDEYTEY